TCTGTGTTTCTTCATCTTCTGTATTGTCCATGATCCGCCTGACCAGTTTGTCCACATCTTCCGAGTCCCGCACCACCCGCAGATCTTTATTCTTTCGATTCAATATTCAGATTCCCTTCATATTTATTATTTCTCCCTATTGTACCACACTCCGAGCTATGGTAACAATAGCTTTTGCCCGATGAAAATCAGGTTCCCGTCTGACAGCCCGTTCATTTTACAAATTGCCTCTACATGGCCGGTATCCCCATATGTCTTCTTACTGATGCTTGCCAATGTATCTCCTTTTTTCACCGTATAATAGTCCGACTGACTGAGTTGTTCCTGTACGGTCGACACTTCCGGAACCGTTCCTTCTGATTTTGCATCGTTTGATTTTTTTGTATCACTGGAAGCTTTTACGGAACCGCTGGCTGCAACCGTCTCACTATTCTGATTTCCCTTTGTTTCCTCTTGATTTTGCCCTTCAGACTGCGCATTAATTTGATTTTCATTTTCTCCATTCACACGCTGGTCGTTCACCTGATCATTATCATCCACCTTTGCCTCTGTTCCTTTCGCACTTGCGAGCTGCTCAAGTGACTGCTGTACAGATTCCATGCGTTCAAAATTATTCATCATTGAGACACCTATTGCCAGTACCACCACCACAAGAAGCGCACTGGTCGCATATAATAATTTTGAACTCTGACTCTGCTCCTTAATCTCCATTCTCTGCCTCACCGCACTACGAAAATCCTTTGTAGCTCGATCCTCAACCATTTCACTGGGTGTCACGCCATTCTGCCTGCGTGTGTTAATCATGTAATTCTGCATTTGTGGATTTTTTTCATAATAAATGTAATGACCGCCGATCTGCATCAGCTCATTATATTTATAAGCAAAATACATCTCGTCACTTGACGAAGCATCTTTCCATATAAAAATCGTATTTTCCTGATCATACATTTTCCGGTGCAGCTCCTGCGCTCCCCGATTCATGCTCATTGGATGTCCTGTCTCCAAAAGACACCAGCCAATTAATTTCTGATCTTTGAAATACTCTTTTTGTTCCTTCTCTATTTTTTCCCAAATTTCTTCGGAAATCTTTAAATTTGTTCCTTCAACTTCTACATCTTCTGCCCGGATCGCTCCTGATATATACACAACCACCTTGTCCTCACATTTTGTGATCTCCCCGGTCAATGCCGCTGCTACAGGTTTCTCCATTGCTTTTTCCTGCAATTGCCCAAGAAATGTGTCTACATAATCCTCCACATAAATCTTTGGCTCATCACAGACATTTCCAATCTGTCTTACATTTTTCGGAAGCTGCCGTTCCATATACTCTCACCTCATTAAACATATTTGCCTCTATGGCGGTGTTAATGATAACACAGAAAATATGCATAATTTATCAATCGGTGAGACCTGTCCCGGAAACTTTACGGCATCACGCCCCTACTTTCGACGTCCTGTCTCCAGAAGACTGCAATACTTGTCAGTAAGGGTCGTAACCCAGCCTTCTCTCGTTCTCGGAAATGTCCGAAATGTCACCGGCCACATGTGTGTCCGGATAATATCTACTTCAATCTGATTTAATGGGAAATATTTCTTCGCATTTCGGTATGCTTTTTCCGGATGCTTCAGACCATGAAACCGCTCCCCCGTCTGGGCAGCATGCGTGTGCCAGTCATAAAGGAACAAATCATGGATCATACCTGCCCGCGCCGCAGATCTCGCATCCAGATGAAACATTTTACAGAGACAGTAATTGCAATAAGCCACCCTGAGACAATGTTTATAGCAGTTTGTTTTCCCATGCTGCGGATATTTTTTCATTTCCAGCACGACCGGATGCTCCGCCAGGTCCTGTATTGTCTTGTAAAATTCTCGTTTAGCGGCGTATTTATTTTTTGACATAACCGATAACTCCCCACTTTGAATTGCAAAAAGGCATGTCTCACCAAAGACATGCCCCTCATATTCATAGTTCTATATAAGCTCCACTGATCTTACTCGCCAAATACAGCTTTGTAATCAGCCTGGAATTTTGCGATTCCCTGATCTGTTAATGGATGATGTGTCATCTGCTCGATTACCTTGTAAGGTACTGTAGCAATATCTGCTCCGGCAAGCGCACACTCTGTAACGTGCATTGGGTTACGTACACTTGCTGCGATGATTTCTGTCTCAATACCTGCAACCGCGAACATCTCTGCGATCTCTGCAATAAGATCTGTTCCTCTTGTAGAGATATCATCCAGACGTCCTAAGAATGGTGATACATATGTAGCACCTGCTCTTGCAGCAAGAAGTGCCTGATTAGCAGAAAATACAAGTGTAACATTGGTCTTGATTCCCTCAGCTGTAAGAACTTTAACTGCCTTAAGTCCCTCTACTGTCATCGGAATCTTAACTACCATGTTCGGATGAATCTTTGCGATTGCTCTTCCTTCCTCGATCATTCCCTCAGCATCAACAGTTGTAGCTTTAACCTCACCGCTGATTGGTCCATCAACGATAGATGCAATCTCTGCAATAACTTCTTCAAATACTCTTCCCTCTTTTGCGATCAGGGATGGATTTGTTGTTACTCCGCAGATAACTCCCATGTCGTTTGCCTTTTTGATGTCCTCTACCTTAGCTGTGTCGATGAAAAATTTCATTTTTTCTGTTCCTCCTTTAATCTATGAACTCATTGTTCATTCTTACTGCCCACCTAAGCAAATTATAGACCAGTTGCCTGCATATATCAAGATATATTTTGTCAAGCAGTAAAACTGCACAAATCAATTGGGGACAGGTGTGAGAGGAGAAAAAAGGCGGAAATACGCGGTAGTTGAAAAAATTGGGGACGGGGTTTTTTTAGAAACAATGTCATTAAGTTAAGGATAAAATTGTAATTATTGAGGCTTTGACACTTCTTTTTTATGGATTGTCAAGGCTTCTTGTTTTTCAAGGATACTACAAGTAAGCAGCGAAAAATCCCTGCTTTCTCATGGTTCCTATTTTCATTTTTACAATCTTATGCTATCCTACTATTGAATGCTATTGCTGACTTTTTAACCGTATCTCGTGGAAAAGTCCGGTTATCCCTTATGGGGACAAGATAGTTCAGCAACATTTTTTCAACCTCTGGTGCTGCTAAAGTCTGGGAGCACCAGAATTCTCTACAAATACACATTGCCATTTTTATATTCAATTTATATTCATATTTCCAGTATTCCTGCTGTTTTACCGCAATTCCACCAACTATAGTTTTACAAAAATTGAACATAATTAGCTTTCCATACAATTCTTGTATGATTAATTCTGAGTTCTTAGAATGAACAGATGCAGCGCCAAGCGCATATTTTAACTGGTCAAATGCAGTTTCAATTCCCCAGCGCATATGATATAACCGTTTTAAATCATCTGCCGAAAATTTCTCTTTAGAAAGATTTGTAAACAGTACTTCAGTTGTGGTTTCAGAGAGTTTTATTTTTACAATTCTAAGATTTAATCGATATTCCTCACAATCGTCTGTGAAAAAATCAAATGTTGCATCACTGCGAATTCGTTTATATTTTCGTGGGTTTGTTTTTACTTTTTTGCTATGTTTTTTACAGATATAAAGTTCTTTTTCGATATCGTATTCTTCTGTATCAGGAAGATTCAGACCAGAACAGATACCTGTACCTGATTCTCTTCCCCGAACCACGTATTTATCCCCTTTTTGTTCTATATGGGCGAAAGTATTATAACTTTCGTATCCCCGATCAGCCATAAAAATAGCAGGAAACGCAGAAGACCGGCGGTCTACCATTTGAGCCAGGGCTTTATGCTCATTACATTCACAGATTGGCTGAAAAACGACATCTTCAAAAATACCACTCTGAAGATGGTACATAGCATTTAAATGTATCACATTTCTTCCCTTTGAGATATTGGGTATCTTACGCCAGCATAGTGGTTCTTTTAGATTTTCCGGGACAGAAAACTGGGAACCATCTATTGCCAGAAGTTGGTAACCCTGGAAAAGCGCACCTTTTTTACAAGTCTCTGTAAACGAATGGAACAAGGCCGGCATTGCAGAATCTGAAAGTTTTTGCCGAGCCTGAATCATAGCGGAACTATGCGGAATACCCGAATAGTCTGTTGAAAAGAAGAGTGGTTTCTTTGAAAAGTGACGGAATAATTCCTGATCCATACATTGTCCTTGCAGAGGGAGAAGGAATCGAATCACCTCTTCAAATGGAAGTTTACGATTCCTAGAAAAGTCTTTTCCCGGACGCTTTACGTGTGATGAAAAATCTCTGCATAATATTTTTATAGCAGACTCCAGTTTTTGCTTTACAATAAAAGAAATATTTGCCATTTGAACCTCCTAAAAAAGAATATATTCAAATGGCTTCGCCACACTTTTGTGAAGTTTTGTCAAGCTTTTAGGCAAAAAAAGTAGTGCAAAAAGTAAAAAACTACTTTTCACACTACTAAAATCCTTAACTTAATGACATTGTTTTTAGAAAAACCCCGTCCCAAATTTTCTTTTTTAGCACTTTTCACAATTGTGTGCGTCCTTCTAATGCACGCAATAATGTTACTTCATCAATATACTCCAGATCTCCGCCTACCGGCACGCCGCTGGCAATGCGGCTGACTTTGACTCCGGTGGGTTTTATCAGCTTGCTGATATACATCGCGGTCGTCTCGCCTTCCAGGCTTGAATTTGTCGCAATGATGACTTCTTCTACATCGCCTTCCAGGCGCCGGATCAGTTCTTTCAGCTTGATGTCTCCCGGACCGATGCCAAGCATCGGGGAGATTGCGCCGTGAAGTACATGGTAGACGCCGTTGTATTTTCCTGTCTTTTCGTAAGCTGCCAGGTCTCTTGTATTCTCTACAACCATAATTGTCTTATGATCGCGATTTAAATTACTACAGATTGGGCAGAGTTCCTGATCCGTCAGGGTGCAGCATTCTTTGCAGTAACGTACATTTTCTCTTGCCTCGACCATAGTGTCTGCCAGACGTTTCACCTCTTCTTTCGGCATATGTATCAGATGAAATGCCAGTCTGGATGCTGACTTTGCACCAATGCCCGGCAATCTGGACAGCTCGTCAATCAATTTGCTGATCTGGTTACTATAGTAATCCATTCATGCCTCCTGTGAATTTGGACATACTTGCTGCAGATGCTTCATCTACTTTGTCAAGTGCCTCGTTCACTGCTGCCACAAGAAGATCTTCTAACATTTCTACATCATCTGGATCTACAACTTCTTCATCCAGTTTTACTTTTACAAGTTTTTTGGATCCTGATACTGTGACTTCTACAGCTCCGCCACCAGCAGTTGCTGTAAATTCTTTTGTCTCCATTTCTTTTGCCTGCTCTTCCATCTGACGCTGCATCTTTTGAGCCTGCTTCATTAAGTTTGCCATGTTCCCCGGCATTCCGCCTCCTGGAAATCCACCTCTTTTTGCCATAATTAATCATCCTCCACTACAATATCCATATTGATTAGTTTTTCTATATCTACAAAACTGTCCTCAAATCTCCGTCCTTCTTCTACCTGACGGACATCGATGTCCAGTTTTTTTCCGATTTTACTCTCGATCAGATTTCTGATTTCTTCTTTATGTTCTTCTGTTCCTACTACCCCGGCTCCTACTGCATCCGGCAATACGATCAGAAGTCTGTTTCCTTCTCCTGCACTTAGTCTTGCCTGCTTCAGATAATTCCGCAGCATTGGCGATGCATCCGATGTGAGTTTACGGAAATCTTTTGCCACTTGTTTTACATCTTCATTCAGAGCTTCCGGAAGTTCCGGCTTTTTCTTCGGTTCCTGTTCTGCTCCTTCCGGTCCATTTACATAGACAATACGTTCTCTCGCCGCATTTTCCATAAAATCACCGTTTTCCAGCTTTTCCTCTATTGCCCGCAGGCGGTCAAGCAATGTATCTGGATTTGTCTCCATTGCCGGACGACACAATTTAATCAGTGCTACCTCCAGCATGACCCTCTTCTGGGTTGAATATTTTAACTGACTGGTCAAATCTGAAAATACGCGAATATACCGGATCAATGCATCATCCTCAATCATCTGAGCCTCTTCTTTCAGCCGTGCCAGATTCTCACTGGATACATCTAACACATCTTCCATATCATCAGAGCTTCTGACAAGCAGAAGGTTTCTGAGATACCACGTAAAATCTGCTGAGAGCTGCGACAGTTCTCTTCCCTGCATGACCAGCTCATCTACAATCTCAACGACACTGTGTACATCTCTGTCCAAAATCTTACGAAGCAGCCGGCTGAATACTTCCGTGTCCACCGCCCCCAGTACTTCCAGCACATGGTCGTATGTCAGCTTCTGTCCGATGTAAAATGCAGCACACTGATCCAAGAGACTTAATGCATCACGCATGGAACCGTCTCCCATACGTGCAATATATCGGACTGCCTTTTCTTCTACATCCCATCCTTCTTTATTAATCAATTCCTGCAATCTTGCTGAAATAGTCTCGATGGAAATGCGTTTAAAATCATATCTCTGACACCGGCTTAAAATCGTGACTGGAATCTTATGCGCCTCTGTAGTCGCCAGTATAAATATGACATACTCCGGCGGCTCTTCCAGCGTCTTCAAAAGTGCATTAAAGGCCCCGATAGACAGCATATGCACCTCATCAATGATATACACTTTATAACGTCCTTCTGTTGGACGGTAGGCGACCTCTTCCCGGATTTCACGAATGTTATCGACACCATTGTTGGAAGCCGCATCGATTTCAATCACATTCATGGAATTGCCCGCGGCAATCGCCTTACAAACTGCACACTCTCCACACGGGCTTCCGTCTACTGGGTGTTCACAGTTAACTGCTTTTGCAAATATCTTGGCAACCGTTGTTTTTCCGGTTCCCCTTGTTCCACAGAACAGGTATGCGTGTCCGATACGATCTGCTTCAATCTGATTCTTAAGCGTCCGCACAATTGCATCCTGTCCCTTTACATCTTCAAATTCATTTGGCCGGAATTTCCGGTATAAAGCCATATATGACATGGTTATTATTCATCTCCAAAACTAATTCCGGTGATCTTTGCCTGTCTAATGATCTCAGACTTCGGATCAACATATTTTAACTTTCCTGCTACTTCACTAAGCGGAACACGAACAATCTTATCATTCTTTACGGACATCATACAACCATAATTTTCATCTAAGATCGCGCGGGCAGCTTCTGCGCCGAGTCTTGTTGACAATACACGGTCAAATGGACACGGGGATCCACCTCTTTGTGTGTGTCCGGGAATTGCGATACGCACTTCCTGCTGAGTTCTCTTCTGAACTTTTTCTGCCATCTCATAAGCTACAGAAGGATATTTCTTCTTTGCCTGTTTGTCCTTTAATTCTTTCTTGGAAAGCTTCGCGTCTTCCTTGGAA
The sequence above is drawn from the Dorea formicigenerans genome and encodes:
- a CDS encoding LysM peptidoglycan-binding domain-containing protein, yielding MERQLPKNVRQIGNVCDEPKIYVEDYVDTFLGQLQEKAMEKPVAAALTGEITKCEDKVVVYISGAIRAEDVEVEGTNLKISEEIWEKIEKEQKEYFKDQKLIGWCLLETGHPMSMNRGAQELHRKMYDQENTIFIWKDASSSDEMYFAYKYNELMQIGGHYIYYEKNPQMQNYMINTRRQNGVTPSEMVEDRATKDFRSAVRQRMEIKEQSQSSKLLYATSALLVVVVLAIGVSMMNNFERMESVQQSLEQLASAKGTEAKVDDNDQVNDQRVNGENENQINAQSEGQNQEETKGNQNSETVAASGSVKASSDTKKSNDAKSEGTVPEVSTVQEQLSQSDYYTVKKGDTLASISKKTYGDTGHVEAICKMNGLSDGNLIFIGQKLLLP
- the fsa gene encoding fructose-6-phosphate aldolase, translating into MKFFIDTAKVEDIKKANDMGVICGVTTNPSLIAKEGRVFEEVIAEIASIVDGPISGEVKATTVDAEGMIEEGRAIAKIHPNMVVKIPMTVEGLKAVKVLTAEGIKTNVTLVFSANQALLAARAGATYVSPFLGRLDDISTRGTDLIAEIAEMFAVAGIETEIIAASVRNPMHVTECALAGADIATVPYKVIEQMTHHPLTDQGIAKFQADYKAVFGE
- a CDS encoding IS4 family transposase — encoded protein: MANISFIVKQKLESAIKILCRDFSSHVKRPGKDFSRNRKLPFEEVIRFLLPLQGQCMDQELFRHFSKKPLFFSTDYSGIPHSSAMIQARQKLSDSAMPALFHSFTETCKKGALFQGYQLLAIDGSQFSVPENLKEPLCWRKIPNISKGRNVIHLNAMYHLQSGIFEDVVFQPICECNEHKALAQMVDRRSSAFPAIFMADRGYESYNTFAHIEQKGDKYVVRGRESGTGICSGLNLPDTEEYDIEKELYICKKHSKKVKTNPRKYKRIRSDATFDFFTDDCEEYRLNLRIVKIKLSETTTEVLFTNLSKEKFSADDLKRLYHMRWGIETAFDQLKYALGAASVHSKNSELIIQELYGKLIMFNFCKTIVGGIAVKQQEYWKYEYKLNIKMAMCICREFWCSQTLAAPEVEKMLLNYLVPIRDNRTFPRDTVKKSAIAFNSRIA
- the recR gene encoding recombination mediator RecR encodes the protein MDYYSNQISKLIDELSRLPGIGAKSASRLAFHLIHMPKEEVKRLADTMVEARENVRYCKECCTLTDQELCPICSNLNRDHKTIMVVENTRDLAAYEKTGKYNGVYHVLHGAISPMLGIGPGDIKLKELIRRLEGDVEEVIIATNSSLEGETTAMYISKLIKPTGVKVSRIASGVPVGGDLEYIDEVTLLRALEGRTQL
- a CDS encoding YbaB/EbfC family nucleoid-associated protein; amino-acid sequence: MAKRGGFPGGGMPGNMANLMKQAQKMQRQMEEQAKEMETKEFTATAGGGAVEVTVSGSKKLVKVKLDEEVVDPDDVEMLEDLLVAAVNEALDKVDEASAASMSKFTGGMNGLL
- the dnaX gene encoding DNA polymerase III subunit gamma/tau translates to MSYMALYRKFRPNEFEDVKGQDAIVRTLKNQIEADRIGHAYLFCGTRGTGKTTVAKIFAKAVNCEHPVDGSPCGECAVCKAIAAGNSMNVIEIDAASNNGVDNIREIREEVAYRPTEGRYKVYIIDEVHMLSIGAFNALLKTLEEPPEYVIFILATTEAHKIPVTILSRCQRYDFKRISIETISARLQELINKEGWDVEEKAVRYIARMGDGSMRDALSLLDQCAAFYIGQKLTYDHVLEVLGAVDTEVFSRLLRKILDRDVHSVVEIVDELVMQGRELSQLSADFTWYLRNLLLVRSSDDMEDVLDVSSENLARLKEEAQMIEDDALIRYIRVFSDLTSQLKYSTQKRVMLEVALIKLCRPAMETNPDTLLDRLRAIEEKLENGDFMENAARERIVYVNGPEGAEQEPKKKPELPEALNEDVKQVAKDFRKLTSDASPMLRNYLKQARLSAGEGNRLLIVLPDAVGAGVVGTEEHKEEIRNLIESKIGKKLDIDVRQVEEGRRFEDSFVDIEKLINMDIVVEDD